A genomic stretch from Bosea sp. F3-2 includes:
- a CDS encoding FAD-binding oxidoreductase: protein MTTRYDIATLKTRISGIRTEENPALVKQKSRDFFWYSPVLKRQLDHVVADIVVSPTSEAEVLQVLAACHELGIPVTPRGTGTGNYGQAMPLSGGVLLDLSGFNKVKEIAAGRYIAEPGAIMARIDDETRSHSRQELRLHPSTYQTASIGGFIAGGSGGVGSIKWGGLRDWGNIIRLKVATMEKSPRILEFAGEDLHKVAHAYGTNGIITEVEMPLGPAYDWVDVIIGFESLRAATEFANAVGEQDGLALKNLCVVAAPAPHDYFLRHRKFLPRDSHLVIVMAADFAVDALCAYARRFKGAELLLRTDKLAPEDAKGLPPAYELGWNHTTLRALRVDPAITYLQVLYPFPNQVELVDKIHARFGDEVTCHLEFVRFDGKITCFGLPLIRFTSEERLEEIIAIHEEMGAPIFNPHRYTLEEGGMKQTDETQLAFKREADPQGLLNPGKMIAWEDPAYDYHSGKTFLFRSLTEAGVG from the coding sequence ATGACGACCCGCTACGACATCGCCACGCTGAAGACCCGCATCAGTGGCATCCGCACCGAGGAAAATCCGGCGCTGGTGAAGCAGAAGAGCCGCGACTTCTTCTGGTACTCGCCGGTGCTGAAGCGCCAGCTCGACCATGTCGTCGCCGACATCGTCGTCTCGCCGACGAGCGAGGCGGAGGTTCTGCAGGTCCTCGCCGCCTGCCATGAGCTCGGCATTCCCGTCACGCCGCGTGGCACGGGCACGGGCAATTACGGGCAGGCAATGCCGCTCTCTGGCGGCGTGCTGCTCGATCTTTCCGGCTTCAACAAGGTCAAGGAGATCGCCGCCGGCCGCTACATCGCCGAGCCCGGCGCGATCATGGCCCGGATCGACGACGAGACGCGGAGCCATTCGCGGCAGGAGCTGCGCCTGCACCCCTCGACCTACCAGACGGCCTCGATCGGCGGCTTCATCGCCGGCGGGTCCGGCGGCGTCGGCTCGATCAAATGGGGCGGCCTGCGTGACTGGGGCAACATCATCCGGCTCAAGGTCGCGACGATGGAGAAAAGCCCGCGCATCCTCGAATTCGCGGGCGAGGACCTGCACAAGGTCGCCCATGCCTATGGCACCAACGGCATCATCACCGAAGTCGAGATGCCGCTCGGGCCGGCCTATGATTGGGTCGACGTCATCATCGGCTTCGAGAGCCTGCGCGCTGCAACCGAGTTCGCCAATGCGGTCGGCGAGCAGGACGGGCTCGCGCTCAAGAACCTCTGCGTCGTCGCCGCGCCCGCCCCGCACGACTACTTCCTGCGCCATCGCAAGTTCCTGCCGCGCGACAGCCATCTCGTCATCGTCATGGCGGCCGATTTCGCAGTCGACGCGCTCTGCGCCTATGCGCGGCGCTTCAAGGGGGCGGAGCTGCTGCTGCGCACCGACAAGCTTGCGCCGGAGGACGCCAAGGGCCTGCCGCCAGCCTATGAGCTCGGCTGGAACCACACGACGCTGAGGGCGCTGCGCGTCGACCCGGCGATCACCTATCTGCAGGTGCTCTATCCCTTCCCGAACCAGGTCGAGCTGGTCGACAAGATCCATGCCCGCTTCGGCGACGAGGTGACCTGCCATCTCGAATTCGTCCGCTTCGACGGCAAGATCACCTGCTTCGGCCTGCCGCTGATCCGTTTCACCTCCGAGGAGCGGCTGGAGGAGATCATCGCGATCCATGAGGAGATGGGCGCGCCGATCTTCAATCCGCATCGCTACACGCTGGAGGAGGGCGGCATGAAGCAGACCGACGAGACCCAGCTCGCCTTCAAGCGCGAGGCCGATCCACAGGGCCTGCTCAATCCCGGCAAGATGATCGCCTGGGAGGATCCTGCTTACGATTACCACTCGGGCAAGACCTTCCTGTTCCGCAGCCTCACTGAGGCCGGCGTCGGCTAA
- a CDS encoding NAD(P)H-dependent oxidoreductase — protein sequence MRVLVLYAHPVPESFGAAVHQTVVATLKQAGHEVDDCDLYADGFDPVLSCGERRGYHDTASNTLPVAGYVERVRAAEALVLCFPVWNFGYPAILKGFLDRVFLPGVSFKMVDGKAQPALHNIRRLAAVTSYGGSRWRAFLMGDPPRKAVCRALRAVCHPLARTTYLAHYEMNLSTAESREVFLQKVATKLAVF from the coding sequence ATGCGCGTTCTCGTGCTCTATGCTCATCCGGTTCCGGAGAGCTTCGGCGCAGCGGTCCATCAGACGGTGGTCGCGACGCTGAAGCAGGCGGGGCACGAGGTCGATGACTGCGACCTCTATGCTGATGGTTTCGACCCCGTGCTGAGCTGCGGGGAGCGCCGCGGCTATCACGACACAGCCAGCAACACATTGCCGGTTGCCGGCTATGTCGAGCGCGTCCGGGCGGCCGAAGCCCTGGTGCTCTGCTTCCCCGTCTGGAACTTCGGCTACCCGGCGATCCTGAAGGGTTTCCTCGACCGGGTCTTCCTGCCTGGCGTCTCGTTCAAGATGGTGGACGGCAAGGCTCAGCCGGCGCTCCACAATATTCGCCGGCTCGCGGCGGTGACGAGCTATGGCGGCTCGCGCTGGCGCGCCTTCCTGATGGGCGACCCGCCACGCAAGGCTGTTTGCCGGGCGCTGCGCGCAGTTTGCCATCCGCTGGCGCGCACGACTTACCTCGCCCATTACGAGATGAATCTCTCGACTGCGGAGAGCCGGGAGGTGTTCCTGCAAAAAGTCGCCACAAAGCTGGCGGTCTTTTAG